Proteins from a single region of Methanotorris igneus Kol 5:
- the arcS gene encoding archaeosine synthase subunit alpha: MLEPIAYDIGRVCKDKSGVLTPNLIDIEIKTPTIKMPFDTPKEIVGIFESSFVEKTTYKDEEITYQIINVGKHVDLLKIEDVDLYIIADSRRLIERKELLIIPKIREKISPNSGIYFPSALPYEIPLLVYMGVDYFDDISAKYYASLGYKFTKNRLIKSNDDFETLYAHNKKIIDEVLEEVRYCIKEGCLRNLVEETVISHPHLRANYRRYNPDLRNIPLSKGKKIIVCIDETRIPEVKKYIERAKNYEPFTNVVVLLPCSSKKPYSTSKSHKFFINAINSSKMVVEEVILTSPYGLVPRALEGVVNYDIPVTGEWSNEEVEFINECLKNYIKKVKEKFGDAIIISHLPEHYLEILDLDDYINTAVDGNPLSDESLNSLKETLKKIKEEHNINLKKKEQKIHNYQQLAKFQFGVNFIPNDVVIKERPNKRFLINKDGKLVQICSLNENNGLFVLTLQGGELLWELSRKDSLYVEVNYDIRKGSLFAPGFKDCNENISVNDEVILIKDDEVVGVGRALMSGLEMKKAKHGALVNIRHVKP; encoded by the coding sequence ATGCTTGAACCCATAGCTTATGATATAGGAAGAGTTTGCAAAGATAAAAGTGGAGTATTAACTCCCAACCTAATAGATATTGAGATAAAAACACCAACAATAAAAATGCCGTTTGATACTCCAAAAGAGATTGTGGGGATTTTTGAATCATCATTTGTTGAAAAAACAACATACAAAGATGAGGAGATAACCTACCAAATTATAAATGTTGGGAAGCATGTTGATTTGTTAAAGATAGAGGACGTTGATTTGTATATAATAGCAGATAGCAGGAGGTTAATTGAAAGAAAAGAACTCTTAATCATTCCAAAAATAAGGGAAAAAATCTCTCCGAATTCAGGCATATATTTCCCATCTGCATTACCTTATGAAATACCACTTCTTGTTTATATGGGTGTTGATTATTTTGATGACATCTCTGCAAAATATTACGCATCCCTTGGCTATAAATTTACAAAAAATCGCCTAATTAAATCCAACGATGATTTTGAAACACTCTACGCACACAACAAAAAAATAATAGACGAGGTTTTGGAGGAAGTAAGATACTGTATAAAAGAAGGGTGTTTAAGGAATTTGGTAGAGGAAACAGTAATATCCCACCCACATTTAAGGGCAAATTACAGAAGATACAATCCAGATTTAAGGAACATCCCATTATCAAAAGGCAAAAAGATTATCGTTTGTATAGATGAAACAAGAATCCCAGAGGTTAAAAAATACATTGAAAGAGCTAAGAACTATGAGCCATTTACAAATGTCGTTGTTCTCCTTCCATGCTCATCAAAAAAGCCCTATTCTACATCCAAATCACACAAATTCTTTATAAATGCAATAAACTCATCTAAAATGGTTGTAGAGGAAGTTATATTAACATCTCCTTATGGTTTAGTGCCAAGGGCATTGGAGGGCGTTGTTAATTACGATATCCCAGTAACTGGGGAATGGAGTAATGAAGAAGTAGAGTTTATAAATGAATGTCTAAAAAACTACATAAAAAAGGTTAAAGAGAAATTTGGGGATGCTATAATTATCTCCCACTTACCAGAACATTATTTGGAGATTTTGGATTTAGATGATTACATAAATACTGCAGTTGATGGAAATCCACTCTCAGATGAATCCCTGAATAGCTTAAAAGAAACTCTCAAAAAAATAAAAGAGGAACATAATATAAACCTAAAAAAGAAAGAGCAAAAAATACACAACTACCAACAATTGGCAAAGTTCCAGTTTGGAGTCAATTTTATTCCAAACGATGTTGTTATAAAAGAAAGACCTAATAAAAGATTCCTCATAAACAAAGATGGAAAATTAGTTCAAATTTGCTCATTAAATGAAAATAATGGTCTATTTGTCTTAACTTTGCAAGGTGGAGAATTACTTTGGGAGTTGAGTAGAAAAGATTCTTTATATGTAGAAGTCAACTATGACATAAGAAAAGGAAGTTTATTTGCTCCAGGATTTAAGGACTGCAATGAGAATATATCTGTTAATGATGAGGTTATTTTAATAAAGGATGATGAAGTTGTTGGTGTTGGCAGAGCATTGATGAGCGGTTTGGAAATGAAAAAGGCTAAACATGGGGCCCTCGTTAATATAAGGCATGTTAAGCCCTGA